The sequence gttaagcgcttactacgtgcaaagcactgctctaagcgctgggggggttacaaggtaatcagattgtcccgcgtggggctcgcagtcttaatccccattttacagttgaggtaactgaggcacggagaagctaagtgacttgcccaaggtcacccagctgacaattggcggagccgggatttgaacccataataataataataataataataataatgatgatggcatttgttaagtgcttactatgtgcaaagcactgttctaagcgctggggaggttataaggtaatcagattgtcaatcaatcaatcgtatttattgagcacttactgtgtgcagagcactgtactgagcacttgggaagtccaagttggcaacatagggagacggtccctacccaacagtgggctcacagtctagaagggggagacagacaacaaaacaaaacatactaacaaaataaaataaatagaataaatatgtacaaataaaataaatcatgggttctaatcccggctccaccacgtgtcagctgtgtgaccgtgggcaagccacttcacttctctgggcctcagttccctcatctgtaaaatggggattaagactgggagccccacgagggacaacctgatcaccttgtatctcccccagtgcttagaacagtgcttggcacatactaagcgtttaacaaatgccatcattattactattactatttggtaagcacttcctctgtgccaggcactgtactaatctgtgGGCTAGccacaagcaaatcaatcaatcagtcaatcaatcgtatttattgagcacttactgtgtgcagagcactggactgagcgcttgggaagtccaagttttcaacatctagagacggtccctgcccaacggtgggctcacagtctagaatggggagacagtgaacaaaaccaaacatattaacaaaataaaatagaatagatatgtacaagtaaaataaataaatagaataataaatatgtacaaacataaacaggataaataaaataaatagaatagatatgtacaagtaaaataaatagagtaacaaatatgtacaaacatatacaggataaataaaatagaatagatatgcacaagtaaaatgaataaataaatagagtaacaaagatgtacaaacatatatacaggataaataaaataaatagaatagatatgtacaagtaaaataaataaatagagtaacaaatatgtacaagtatatatacaggataaataaaataaatagactagatatgtacaagtaaaatgaataaataaatagagtaataactatgtacaaacatatatacaggataaataaaataagtagaatagatatgtacaagttaaataaatagagtaacaaatatgtacaaacatatatacaggataaaaaaataaatagaatagatatgtacaagtaaaataaataaataaatagagtagtaaatatgtgcaaacatatatacaggataaataaaataaatagaatagatgtgtacaagtaaaataaataaataaatagcgtaacaaatatgtacaaacatatatacaggataaataaaataaatagatgtgtacacgtaaaatgaataaataaatagagtaacaaatatgtacaaacatatatacaggataaataaaataaatagaatagatatgtaccagtaaaataaatggagtaataaatatgtacaaacatatatacaggataaataaaataaatagaatagatatgtaccagtaaaataaataaatagagtaacaaatatgtacaaacatatatacaggataaacaaaataaatagaatagatatgtaccagtaaaataaatagagtaacaaatatgtacaaacatatatacaggataaataaatagaatagatatgtacaagtaaaataaatagagtaacaaatatgtacaaacatatatacaggataaataaaataaatagaatagatatgtacaagtaaaataaatagagtaacaaatatgtacaaacatttatacaggataaataaaataaatagaatagatatgtacaagtaaaataaatagagtaacaaatatgtacaaacatttatacaggataaataaaataaatagaatagatatgtacaagtaaaataaataaatagagtaacaaatatgtacaaacatatatacaggataagtaaaataaatagaatagatatgtacaagtaaaataaataaatagagtaacaaatatgtacaaacatatatacaggataagtaaaataaatagaatagatatgtacaagtaaaataaataaatagagtaaaaaatatgtacaaacatatatacaggatatatatacataaatcttGCCTCTGTCTCGTATGGGCCTCgcagtcagtaagcgctcaataaatacgattgaatgaatgaatgaacaagttggcaacatatagagatggaggaAGCGGGAGAgagcgtcagctgtgtgaccttgggcaagtcactcgacttctctgggcctcagttcccccatctgtaaaatgggggattgagactgcatccttgcatcctccccggcgcttaggacagtgcttggcacgtagtaagcgcttaacaaatggtgtcattagtgttattattattatctccgggACGAGAGGGGCGGCAGTGGGGACCGCGGGCGCCGAGGCTGCCGGGAAGGGCCCGCTTCCTCGGAGCGCGTTCCCGGAGCCCGCCTCGCCCGCAGATCCGGGAGCTGGAGCCGCTGCTGTGCCGCCCCGAGTCCCCGTCCCGCCTGGTCTGGACGTCCTCGAACAACGCCCGGAGGTCCAACTTCAGCCTGGCCGACGTCCAGCACAGCCGGGGCCGGGAGCCGTACAGCTCGTCCAAGTACGTCACCGACCTGCTGAGCGTCGCCCTCAACCGCAACCTCAACGCCCAGGTGGGTCCTGCTCAGTAAAGAGTcatcatgttggtatttattaagcgcttcccacgtgccgagcactgtcctgagcgccggggcagatacaaggtgatcaggttgtcccacggggggctcacggtcttcgtccctgtttgacagatgaggaaactgaggcccggggaagtgacgagaccttcccaaggtcacgcggctgagaagtggcagaggcgggattagaacccgtgacctctggctctttccactgagccgacgagactttcccagagaagcagcgtggctcagtggaaaagagcacaggctttggggtcagaggacacgggttcaaatcccggctctgccaattgtcagccgggtggctgtgggcaagtcacttcacttctctgggcctcagttccctcatctggaaaatggggatgaagactatgagccccccgtgggacaacctgatcaccttgtaacctccccagcgcttagaacggtgctttgcacatagtaagtgcttaataaatgccattattattattattataagtcacacagccgataagtggcagtggcgggattagaacccatgacctctggctcccaagcccggcccctttccactgagccacgttgcttctctactactactaataataatggtatttgataagcgcttactatgtgccaagcactgttctaagcgctggggtagatacaaggtaatcaggttgtcccacgtggggctcacagtcttcatccccattttccagctgagggaactgaggcccagagaaatgaagtgactttcccaaagtcccacagctggtaagtggcggagccgggattagaacccatgacctctgactcccaagcccgggctctttccactgagccacactgcttctctattaataataatggtatttattaagcgcttactatgtgccaagcactgttctaagcaccagggtagatacaaataccaacattattattatcaccttgtaacctccccagcgcttagaacagggctttgcacatagaaagcacttaccaaatgccatcattattattattattattatgggttcaaaccccggctccaccaattatcagctgtgtgactttgggcaagtcacttcacttctctgtgcctcagttccctcatcttaccatattattatataataatagagaagcagcgtggctcagtggtaagaactcgggctttggagtcagaggtcatgggttcaaatcccggctccgccaactgttagctgggtgactttgggcaagtcacttcacttctctgggcctcagctccctcatctggaaaatggggattaagactgtgagcccctcgtgggacaaactgatcgacttgtatcctctccagcgcttagaacagtgcttggcacatagtaagcgcttaaaaaaattactattattaagtcacttaacttctctgggcctcagttccctcacctggaaaatgaggacgaagactgtgagccccccgggggacaacctgatcaccttgtatcctctccagcgcttagaacagtgcttggcacatagtaagcgcttaataaatgccatcattattattattattattctctgggcctcagttccctcacctggaaaatgaggatgaagactgtgagccccccgtgggacaacctgatcaccttgtaccctctccagcgcttagagcagtgcttggcacatagtaagcgcttaacaaaaatgccattattattattattattgtggcacggggatcggagggggagagagagcatgtgTGGGGACGTCTGTGTCACCAGGGCCTCTACTCGAGCGTGACGTGCCCGGGCATCGTCCTGACCAACCTGACGTACGGCATCCTGCCGCCGTTCATCTGGACCGTCCTCATGCCCATCCTGTGGCTGGTGGGTACTccggttaattaattaattgcggtatttattgagcgctcactgtttgaTAATGTCtgtgcccccttttcctcccgccCAGCTGCGCTTCTTCGTGAACTCGTATACGCTGACCCCCTTCAACGGGGCCGAGGCCTTGGTAAGAAAAAGCCGCCGCCGGTTTGGGACCGTCTCCGGGCGACGGGCATCGGGGTtccttcatccagtcgtatttattgagcgcttaccgtgtgcagagcactgtactaagcgcttgggaagcccaagttggcaacgtctagagacggtccctacccaacagcgggctggcaGTCTGGAAGACTGTGCCCGGGGTTGCCTCCCTTGGAAGCGGcgcggcctaatgggtagagcccgggagtcgggagggcccgggttctaatcccgcctctgcctcctgtccgccgggtgacctccggcgagtcacttcccgtctctgggcctcaattccctcatctggagaatggggatgaagactgaagatttattgagtaagcgctcaataaatacggtatgaatgaatgaatgattgttacagagtaagcgcttaacaaatagcgtaaaAGTGGGTGACTCGGGGCATctgcagggagggatggggggtgtgcccggcccccgccccccattcACCTGTATACATACAGGTGAATACATACAGGTGAATACATACAGGTGAATACACCTGTAtacattcacctgtatatatgtatatatgtttgtacatatttattactctattttacttgtacatatctattctatttattttttttgttgttgttagtatgttttggttttgttctccgtctcccccttttagactgtgagcccactggtgggtagggaccgtctctatatgttgccaacttggacttcccaagcgcttagtccagtgctctgcacacagtaagcgctcagtaaatacgattgattgattgatcgatggattccgggccctgtgtcccctcttcccttctagaccgtgagcccactgttgggtagggaccgtctctagatgttgccaacttggacttcccaagcgctcagtccagtgctctgcacacagtaagcgctcagtaaatacgattgattgattgatcgatggattccgggccctgtgtcccctcttcccttctagaccgtgagcccgctgttgggtagggaccgtctctagatgttgccaacttggacttcccaagcgcttagtccagtgctctgcacacagtaagcgctcagtaaatacgattgattgattgatcgattgattccgggccctgtgtcccctcttcccttctagaccgtgagcccactgttgggtaggaaccgtctctagatgttgccaacttggacttcccaagcgctcagtccagtgctctgcacacagtaagcgctcaataaacacgattgattgatcgattgattgattgattggttgattgatttccaggtcTGGCTGTTTCAGCAGGCTCCGGAGTCCGTGAATCCCCTCACCAAATATCACAGTTCCACCAGCGGGCTGGGACGCAACTACGTGACACCGCGGAAGGTGAGcgcggtggcggggggggggggcgtccccAGCCCGTCACGGCACCCGCTGAGGCGCTTACCGCGGGCCTGGCACTGTAGTGGGCGCCGGGGGTGGGTGGAAACTGATGCGATGTGACCCCTCGCAGATGGACGTGGAAGGGGAGGCCGCGGAGGAGCTGTACCAGCAGCTGCTGGATCTGGAGAGGTGCCTGAGGGCCCAGCGTCATGACCGAGGCCCCGACTAGCCCGGACCGTCGCCTCCTTGCCCCCCGGGCTGATGGAAGACCAGCTGGACGCCCCGGAGCCGCGGCGGGAGGCGGGCACGGGCCGTGGGCCGCCttctcatccattcagtcattaaatcgtgtttattgagcgcttactgtgtgcagagcactagactaataatagtaatgatggcatttattaagcgcttattatgtgcaaagcactgttctaagcactggggaggttacaaggtgatcagcttgtcccatgggggctcacagtcttaatccaccttttccagatgaggtcactgaggcccagagaagtgaagtgacttgcccaaagtcacccagctgacagttggaggagctgggatttgaacccgtgacctctgactccaaagcccgggctctttccactgagccacgctgctaataataatgatggcgtttattaagcgcttactgtttgcaaagcactgttctgagcgctggggaggttacaaggtgatcaggttggcccatgggggctcacaatcttcatccccattttccagatgaggtcactgaggcccagagaagtgaagtcatttgcccaaagtcacccagctgacagttggcggagctgggattcgaacccgtgacctctgactccaaagcccgggctctttccactgagccacgctgctaatagtaatgatggcgtttattaagcgcttactgtttgcgaagcactgttctaagcgctggggaggttacaaggtgatcaggttggcccatgggggctcacagtcttaatccacattttccagatgaggtcactgaggcccggaaaagtgaagtgacttgcccaaagtcacccagctgacaattggcggagctgggattcgaacccgtgacctctgactccaaagcccgggctctttccactgagccacgctgctaataataatgatggcgtttattaagcgcttactatttgcgaagcactgttctaagcgctggggaggttacaaggtgatcgggttgtcccacattcattcattcattcaatcgtatttactgagcgcttactgcatgcagagcactgtactaagcacttgggaagtccaagttggcaacctatagagacggtccctacccaacagcgggctcacagtctagaagggggagacagacaacaaaacaaaaaatactggggctcacagtcttaatccccattttacagatgagggaactgaggcacagagaagtgaaggggcttgccccaaATCATGCAGCtgaggcggaggcgggattagaacccaggacctccgactcccaggcccggggtcttgccactaagacacgctgcttcttaataattctggtatttgagcccgctgttgggtagggaccgtctctatatgttgccaacttggacttcccaagcgcttagtacagtgctctgcacacagtgagcgctcaataaatatgactggatgaattagtggtatttgttcagcacttactacgtgccaggcacagtactaagcgccgagATGGATTCGAGcagcttgggttggacacagcccttgtcccacgtggagctcacagtcttaataataataataataatgatcgtggcatttattaagcgcttactatgtgcaaagcactgttctaagcgctggggaggttacaaggtgatcaggttgtcccacgggggggcgcacagtcttaatccccattttacagatgaggtcactgaggcccagagaagtgaagtgacttgcccaaagtcacacagctgacaattggcggagccgggatttgaacccatgacccccgactccaaagcccgggctctttccactgagccacgcttaatcccctttttacagatgagggaactgaggcctagagaatgaagactgtgagccccatgtgggacaacccgatgaccttgtgtctcccccagcgctgggaacggtgctttgcaaatagtaagcgcttaataaatgccatcatcattattattattattattagtccagtgctctgcacacagtaagtgctcaataaacacgatttaatGACTGAACAGTgcaaaaaaattgtatttattttgttaatatgttttgttttgttgtctgtctcccctttctagactgtgagcccactgttgggtaggggccgtctctagatgttgccaacttttacttcccaagcgcttagtacagtgctctgcacacggtaagcgctcaataaatacgattgattgattgattgattgttgggtagggaccgtctctatatgttgccaacttggacttcccaaacgcttagtacagtgctctgcacccagtaagcgctcaataaacacgatttaatgactgaatggtgcaaaaaaaattgtatttattttgttaatatgttttgttttgttgtctgtctcccctttctagactgtgagcccactgttgggtaggggccgtctctatatgttgccaacttggacttcccaagcgcttagtacagtgctctgcacccagtaagcgctcaataaatacgattgattgattgttgggtagggaccgtctctatatgttgccaacttggacttcccaagcgcttagtccagtgctctgcacccagtaagcgctcaataaacacgatttaatGACTGAACGGtgcaaaaaaaattgtatttattttgttaatatgttttgttttgttgtctgtctcccctttctagactgtgagcccactgttgggtaggggccgtctctagatgttgccaacttggacttcccaagcgcttagtacagtgctgtgcacacagtaagcgctcaataaatacgattgattgattgattgattgttgggtagggaccgtctctatatgttgccaacttggacttcccaaacgcttagtccagtgctctgcacccagtaagcgctcaataaacacgatttaatGACTGAACGGtgcaaaaaaaattgtatttattttgttaatatgttttgttgtctgtctcccctttctagactgtgagcccactgttgggtaggggccgtctctagatgttgccaacttggacttcccaagcgcttagtacagtgctgtgcacacagtaacgctcaataaatacgattgattgattgttgggtagggaccgtctctatatgttgccaacttggacttcccaaacgcttagtccagtgctctgcacatggtaagcgctcagtaaatacgatcgaatgaccgAATGGTGCTAACACCGCCATcattagcgctcagtaaatacgattgaatgaatgaatgaatgaaacgccaccatcattattatcgttgttatagtaagcgctcaacaagtaggtCAGTTAGCGTTATCACGAGGCTGCGGGCAGCGGGCTGGGCCGTGCCCAAAGATCTCGGGCAGGGACAGGACCCTCTCGGCCTCGGTGGGCACGCGGTGGCGGAGGTAGCGGGCTTTCGCGGCCCTCTCGCAGAGCTGCAGGTAGTCCGGCATCGTGTACACGGTCCTCAGGCCGCCGTCCACTAAGTAGTCCTCGGCCTCCCTGACGGAGGGCCTGGTGCCCCCCGCGTCTCCCCCGGCGCCGCCGGGGGAGGAAGAGGCGTCTTCTTCATCAACGGCAAGAAGGCCCCGAGGAGGCGAGGGGGTCCGGCGGAGCCCCTCGGCCGGAGGATGGCCGCCGGCCGCGTCCCTGAgggagaaaattcattcaatcgtatttattgagcgcttactgcgtgcagagcactgtactaagcgcttgcgaagtccaagttggcaacatatagagacggtccctacccgacagcgggctcacgatctagaaaaTCGAGGTCGAAGACACCCTGGCATCGGGGGCGGAGGTGCCCACCTCTAGCTGGAGGCCCTCGGCCTCTCACCTCATCCCTTCATCAATCCGCggtctctactgagcgcttactataataataataataatggcatttattaagcgcttactacgtgccaagcaccgttctaagcgctggggaggttacaaggttatatgtatgtatatgttgccaatttgtacttcccaagcgcctagtacagtgctctgcacacagtaagcgctcaataaatacgactgatgatgatgatgatgatgatcaggttgtcccacggggggctcacagtcttcacccccattttccagatgagggaactgaagcccagaaaataatcataataataatgatggcatttgttaagcgcttactatgttccaagcactgttctaagcactggggaggttacaaggtgatcaggttggcccacggggggctcgcagtcttcatccccattttccagaggagggaactgaggcccagagaaatgaagtgacgtgcccaaagtcacccagctgacaattggcggagccgggctttgaacccataataataataatgatggtattaagcgcttactatgtgccaagcactgttctaagcgctggggaggttacaaggtgatcaggttgtctcatggggggctcgcagtcttcatccccatttgacagatgagggaactgaggcccagagaagtgaagtgacttgcccaaagtcacccagctgacaattggtggagccgggatttgaacccataataataatgatgatggtattaagcgcttactatgtgccaagcactgttctaagcgctggggaggttacaaggtgatcaggttatcccacatggggctcccagtcttcatccccattttccagatgagggagctgaggcacagagaaatgaagtgacttgcccaagtcacccagctgacaattggtggagccggggtttgaacccataataataataataatgatggtatttgttaagcgcttactatgtgccaagcactgttctaagcactggggaggttacaaggtgatcaggttgtcccacggggggctcacagtcttcatccccatttgacagatgagggaactgaggtccagagaagtgaagtgacttgccccaagtcacccagctgacaattggcggagctgggatttgaacccgtgacctctgactcccaagcccgggctctttccatcgagccacactgctcatgtgtgttgagcactgtactaagcgccggggacattacacgaagcagcgtggctcggtggaaagagcccgggtttgggagtcaaggttgtgggttctaatcccggctctgccgcttgtcagctgagtgacttggggcaagtcacttcacttctctgggcctcagttccctcatctgtaaaatggggatgaagactgtgagccccacgggggacaacctgatcaccgtgtatctcccccagtgcttagaacagtgcttggcacataataagtgtttaacaaatgccatcattattattaacatatgctgtgattattattattattacaattcaatgAGAGGAgctgtggatagagaagcagcgtggctcagtggaaagagccggggcttggaagtcagaggtcatgggttcaaatcctgactccgccaactgtcagctgtgtgactttgggcaaatcacttcacttctctgggcctcagttccctcatctggaaaatggggatgaagactgagccccacgtgggacaacctgatcaccttgtatctatcccagcgcttagaacagtgcttggcacatagtaagcgcttaacaaataccatcattattattatgatggaggCAGcagcagtcacttctctgtgcctcagttccctcatctgaaaatggggatgaagactctgagcccccccgtgggacaacctgatcaccttgtagctaccccagtgcttagaacagtgcttggcacatagtaagcgctccatcattcttattattatgatggaggCAGcagcagtcacttctctgggcctcagttccctcatctgcaaaatggggatgaagactgtgagccccccgtgggacaacctgatcaccttgtatctatcccagcgcttagaacagtgcttggcacatagtaagcgctccatcattattattattatgatggaggCAGcagcagtcacttctctgggcctcagttccctcatctgtataatggggatgaagactgtgagccccccgtgggacaacctgatcaccttgtatctatcccagcgcttagaacagtgcttggcacatagtaagcactccatcattattattatgatgatggaggCAGgagcagtcacttctctgggcctcagttccctcatctgtaaaatggggatgaagactgtgagccccctgtgggacaacctcatcaccgtgtatctatcccagtgcttggcactgttaacaaataccatcattattattagtatgatggAGGCAGCAGCAGTCAcggtagttattaagcgcttactgtgttcagagcgccgGGGAAGTCTCCGGAGGtgcccccgtgcctcagtttctctctggGCCTGGAGCGCGGGGTGGGGCTGAGAGGCCTGGCGGACCAGACCAGGCCGGCCCACCTCAACCCCAGGCAGGACCACTCAACTGGGACCCCCGGGTGGGCCTGAaggggccatgagaagcagcgtggctcagtggaaagagcccgggctttggagtcagaggtcatgggttcaaatcccggctccgccacttgtcagctgggggactttggggaagtcacttcacttctctgggcctcagtgacctcatctgtaaaacggggatgaagactgtgagccccggtgggccaacctgatcaccttgtaacctccccagcgcttagaacagtgatttgcacatagtaagcgcttaataaatgccattattattattattgtgggtccGACAGGGTGAGGCctagtttgggggtggggggctaatGACCTTACCCTGGGGGTTGGTTCCGGGGCTCCATCCTTTGGGGGGCTCCTCTGCcccggggggtgaggggtggggggctcggctgccccttcccttccccacagcacctgtatatatgtatatatgtttgtacatatttattactctatttatttattt comes from Tachyglossus aculeatus isolate mTacAcu1 chromosome 16, mTacAcu1.pri, whole genome shotgun sequence and encodes:
- the HSD17B7 gene encoding 3-keto-steroid reductase/17-beta-hydroxysteroid dehydrogenase 7 isoform X1, whose amino-acid sequence is MGKVVVVTGANSGIGLALCQRLLAEDESIHLCLACRNLQKAEAARASLLTAHPDAHLSTVRLDVSSLDSVLGAARDLKLRFQRLDFLYLNAGVMPNPKLNTKALLSSFFSRDLFHVVSTADGLLTQEDGITADGLQEVFATNVFGHFVLIRELEPLLCRPESPSRLVWTSSNNARRSNFSLADVQHSRGREPYSSSKYVTDLLSVALNRNLNAQGLYSSVTCPGIVLTNLTYGILPPFIWTVLMPILWLLRFFVNSYTLTPFNGAEALVWLFQQAPESVNPLTKYHSSTSGLGRNYVTPRKMDVEGEAAEELYQQLLDLERCLRAQRHDRGPD